The Tissierellales bacterium genome includes the window TAAACTCATGGGCTTTGGTGGATACATATTTCCATTAATTATTTTATGTATAGGAATATTATTTTTACTAGATAAAATAAATATAAACGGAGAAAAAAAGGCATTATACCTTTCCATAATTTTTATATGTTTTCTAGTTATATTAGACATATAT containing:
- a CDS encoding cell division protein FtsK, with amino-acid sequence MNKGKKKKFYNKEITAIFIVTFAILSIISLFSDKTGILGRILRGFYFKLMGFGGYIFPLIILCIGILFLLDKININGEKKALYLSIIFICFLVILDIY